The following proteins are co-located in the Panthera tigris isolate Pti1 chromosome F2, P.tigris_Pti1_mat1.1, whole genome shotgun sequence genome:
- the ZFP41 gene encoding zinc finger protein 41 homolog has product MEKPVGGRKAQTPEEEVHSLKDTPKGEKASSGEERPSKRSTLAKKHGKEPGPSPEDEEHLFDAFDASFKDDFEGVPVFIPFQRKKPYGCSECGRIFKHKTDHLRHQRVHTGEKPFKCDRCGKLFRHSSDVTKHQRIHTGEKPFKCSECGKAFNCSSNLLKHQKTHTGEKPYECKECGKAFAYSSCLIRHRKRHPRKKH; this is encoded by the coding sequence ATGGAAAAGCCCGTGGGTGGAAGGAAGGCCCAGACCCCAGAGGAGGAAGTGCATTCACTGAAGGACACACCCAAAGGAGAGAAAGCGTCGTCTGGGGAGGAAAGGCCAAGCAAGAGGTCCACGTTGGCAAAAAAGCACGGCAAGGAACCCGGCCCGAGTCCTGAGGATGAGGAACATTTATTTGATGCCTTCGATGCTTCGTTTAAAGATGACTTCGAGGGGGTTCCCGTGTTCATCCCTTTTCAGAGAAAGAAGCCCTATGGGTGCAGCGAGTGTGGACGCATCTTTAAGCATAAGACAGACCACCTCCGCCACCAGCGggttcacactggagagaagccctTCAAATGTGATCGGTGTGGGAAGCTGTTCAGGCACAGCTCTGACGTCACCAAGCACCAGAGAATCCACACCGGAGAGAAGCCCTTTaaatgcagtgaatgtgggaaggcctttaaCTGCAGTTCGAATCTCCTAAAACATCAGAAAACGCACACTGGGGAGAAGCCGTACGAAtgcaaggaatgtgggaaagccttcgcCTACAGCTCATGTCTCATTCGCCATCGGAAACGCCACCCGCGGAAGAAGCACTGA